From the genome of Virgibacillus proomii, one region includes:
- a CDS encoding Fur family transcriptional regulator, with the protein MNKNEAIELLQKKGYKITSKRKDILSFFEQVDGYRTAKDLCTHLEKKYPGISFDTIYRNLHLFHQLEILETTELNGEKHFRMNCSQDHHHHFICRDCGKTKKIEICPIDEVKEVLADYSIEGHKFEIYGRCPRCKATLTSN; encoded by the coding sequence ATGAACAAAAATGAAGCGATCGAACTTTTACAGAAAAAAGGATATAAAATAACAAGCAAACGAAAAGATATCCTCTCCTTTTTTGAGCAAGTGGACGGATACCGTACTGCTAAAGATCTTTGTACCCATTTGGAAAAAAAATATCCCGGGATCAGTTTTGATACGATATATCGAAACCTCCACTTATTTCATCAATTAGAAATTTTGGAAACAACTGAATTAAATGGGGAAAAGCATTTCCGTATGAATTGTTCTCAAGATCACCATCATCACTTTATATGTAGGGATTGTGGGAAAACAAAGAAAATTGAAATTTGTCCGATCGATGAAGTCAAAGAAGTATTAGCTGATTACTCCATTGAAGGACATAAATTTGAAATTTATGGAAGGTGCCCCAGATGCAAAGCAACTCTAACCTCAAATTAA
- a CDS encoding VLRF1 family aeRF1-type release factor has protein sequence MDLNKELKRLAAVHRESPNKVFTMYLNTDPSDPEQQGGEWKIQFKNGMRNFEQYLKEADNKEELNCFQQVKQQVEKYIRMNEQQFRRGIILITTADEEVWFAVRVQMRLKTVFFWQETPVLDQLKKLKEQYPKSGIILVQQNKVKLMEAYLNEVEAVKMYEFDLEIDDWREKTTIEPGNPTLQKDDLYARFEANKQRWYKKIAPKMDKLAADKQWEKVFIVGEPGQAQAFQDQMNKSPDEVINKNMLDHQKSNILKEIFG, from the coding sequence ATGGATTTGAATAAAGAACTGAAGCGACTAGCAGCAGTTCATAGAGAAAGTCCAAATAAAGTTTTTACAATGTATTTAAACACGGACCCCTCTGATCCTGAACAACAAGGGGGAGAATGGAAGATACAATTTAAAAACGGCATGCGCAACTTTGAACAGTATTTAAAAGAAGCAGATAATAAAGAAGAATTAAATTGTTTCCAACAAGTAAAACAGCAAGTAGAAAAATATATTCGGATGAATGAACAACAATTTCGCCGTGGTATTATTCTTATTACAACAGCAGATGAAGAAGTTTGGTTCGCTGTAAGGGTACAAATGCGCTTGAAAACAGTCTTTTTTTGGCAAGAAACACCAGTATTGGATCAATTGAAAAAATTGAAGGAACAATACCCAAAATCAGGAATCATTCTTGTTCAACAAAATAAAGTGAAATTAATGGAAGCTTATTTAAATGAGGTTGAAGCGGTAAAAATGTATGAATTTGACTTGGAAATTGATGATTGGCGTGAAAAAACAACGATAGAACCTGGTAATCCAACACTTCAAAAAGATGACTTATACGCTCGTTTTGAAGCAAATAAACAACGCTGGTATAAAAAAATTGCTCCTAAAATGGATAAGTTAGCCGCAGATAAACAATGGGAAAAAGTATTTATCGTTGGAGAACCAGGTCAGGCACAAGCATTTCAAGATCAGATGAATAAATCACCAGATGAAGTAATTAATAAAAACATGCTCGATCATCAAAAATCTAACATTTTAAAAGAGATATTTGGTTAA
- the crcB gene encoding fluoride efflux transporter CrcB, producing the protein MQSNSNLKLTAIIGLGGAVGAMGRYGISVLLTEEGFPIATLCTNLFGCFLLSFLVHQNHIKKLLPPSIFTALTVGLIGSFTTFSTFSVETIALWNSTKILAVLYIMISVVGGLLFCLAGYKVGIGNREKAKS; encoded by the coding sequence ATGCAAAGCAACTCTAACCTCAAATTAACCGCAATAATTGGACTAGGTGGAGCGGTCGGTGCAATGGGAAGGTATGGCATATCTGTTTTATTAACAGAAGAAGGCTTTCCCATTGCGACGTTATGTACAAATTTATTTGGGTGTTTTTTGCTTAGTTTTTTAGTACATCAAAATCATATAAAGAAACTTCTCCCTCCTTCTATATTTACCGCTTTAACGGTGGGGTTAATTGGATCTTTTACTACTTTTTCTACTTTTAGTGTAGAAACCATAGCGCTATGGAATTCAACCAAAATATTAGCAGTACTCTATATTATGATTAGTGTAGTTGGAGGGCTTCTATTTTGCTTAGCGGGATATAAAGTGGGAATAGGTAATAGAGAGAAGGCAAAAAGTTGA
- the crcB gene encoding fluoride efflux transporter CrcB, with protein MSFLLVAVGGFFGSILRYELSLLAQKRLIGTWGANITGSILLAFLVHLQLNGMLSQNWWLLLGVGFCGAYTTFSTFGNETLQLLLHQKLKQAVFYITISLFLSLLPVFFILSLHR; from the coding sequence TTGAGTTTTTTATTAGTAGCTGTTGGTGGATTTTTTGGAAGTATTCTGCGTTATGAGTTATCTTTATTAGCACAAAAAAGATTAATTGGAACATGGGGAGCGAATATTACCGGCTCCATCCTTCTAGCATTTTTAGTTCATTTACAACTTAATGGCATGCTTTCTCAAAATTGGTGGTTGCTGTTAGGAGTAGGTTTTTGCGGTGCTTATACCACTTTTTCCACATTTGGCAATGAAACATTACAGCTATTGTTACATCAAAAGCTAAAGCAAGCTGTATTTTATATCACTATCTCTCTTTTCCTTTCTTTATTACCAGTATTTTTTATCTTATCACTCCATCGTTAA
- a CDS encoding DMT family transporter, with protein sequence MNWVVLLLAGFSEVIGVMGINKVNQKADKTSFIWLFGGFGLSFTLLGIAMETIPMSTAYAVWTGMGTVGSALAGMLFFQESKDWRRLLFISMILCAAVGLKSIS encoded by the coding sequence ATGAACTGGGTTGTTCTATTATTAGCAGGTTTTAGTGAAGTAATCGGTGTTATGGGAATTAATAAAGTTAATCAAAAAGCAGATAAAACATCGTTTATATGGTTATTTGGCGGATTTGGCTTAAGCTTCACATTGTTAGGTATTGCAATGGAGACGATTCCTATGAGTACTGCTTATGCGGTCTGGACTGGAATGGGTACGGTAGGGAGTGCACTAGCTGGAATGCTGTTTTTTCAGGAATCAAAAGATTGGCGGCGATTATTATTCATAAGTATGATATTGTGTGCAGCAGTTGGTTTAAAGTCGATCTCTTAG
- a CDS encoding DMT family transporter, whose protein sequence is MNRDWNIVFLAGLFEIGWVIGLKHSTTWIEWGLTIFAIYISMHLLVIASRRLPVGTSYAVFTGIGTSGTVIAEIVLFGEAVRLIKMALILLLITGVFGLKMVTPEKDKGEVSS, encoded by the coding sequence ATGAATAGAGACTGGAATATTGTTTTTCTTGCAGGTCTTTTTGAAATAGGCTGGGTTATTGGATTAAAACATTCCACAACCTGGATAGAATGGGGACTAACTATATTCGCAATTTATATTAGTATGCATTTACTTGTAATTGCTTCACGAAGATTACCTGTAGGAACAAGTTATGCAGTTTTTACAGGAATAGGAACATCAGGAACTGTAATTGCAGAAATTGTTTTATTTGGTGAAGCCGTTCGCTTAATAAAAATGGCACTTATTTTGTTATTAATTACTGGCGTGTTTGGACTTAAAATGGTCACCCCAGAAAAAGATAAAGGAGAGGTATCCTCATGA